A single genomic interval of Candidatus Hydrogenedentota bacterium harbors:
- the corA gene encoding magnesium/cobalt transporter CorA yields MPKSSAKPAGVARWTCLAWDGTGSAVRAVEVSDIAQESGPDRFLWVDVEHPGVDDTRRLGELFGFHPLALEDVLSNRVRPKQETYDGTLFTVMSALEPDRAGGRRVSTVTVSLFLRDRLLVTCHECPLPCVRAALKFLKETASPGSHPPDYAYYLILDGILDEYLTEIEAIEDEMDRIEEEVFHPRRNSDPRRTIFETRGWLSRINRSLLPKEETLRALVHRDFPQISPQTRTLLRDVLDHVLRARDHITALRELITALMEAHLSRLSMRLEESMKLLSIIATLMLPLSFLTGIFGMNFEYLPGLHWRYGFAALVVFMVMLVGLMLWLFRRMRLL; encoded by the coding sequence ATGCCGAAAAGTTCAGCCAAACCCGCAGGCGTCGCGCGGTGGACCTGCCTCGCATGGGACGGAACGGGAAGCGCCGTGCGCGCGGTGGAGGTGTCCGACATCGCCCAAGAATCCGGCCCGGACCGTTTCCTGTGGGTGGACGTGGAGCATCCGGGCGTTGACGACACCCGGCGCCTGGGGGAGCTTTTCGGCTTTCATCCCCTCGCGCTGGAGGATGTCCTGAGCAACCGCGTGCGCCCGAAGCAGGAGACCTATGACGGGACCCTGTTCACGGTCATGTCAGCCCTGGAGCCGGACCGCGCCGGGGGCCGCCGCGTCTCAACCGTAACGGTCAGCCTCTTCCTCCGTGACCGCCTGCTGGTCACCTGCCACGAATGCCCCCTGCCCTGCGTGCGCGCCGCGCTGAAGTTCCTCAAGGAGACGGCCTCCCCGGGCAGCCACCCGCCGGACTACGCCTATTACCTGATTCTGGACGGCATACTGGACGAGTACCTCACGGAAATCGAGGCCATCGAGGACGAGATGGACCGCATCGAGGAGGAGGTCTTCCATCCGCGCCGCAACTCGGACCCGCGCCGGACGATCTTTGAGACCCGCGGCTGGCTGTCCAGAATCAACCGCTCGCTTCTCCCGAAGGAGGAGACCCTCCGCGCCCTGGTGCACCGCGACTTTCCGCAAATCAGCCCCCAGACCCGCACCCTCCTGCGGGACGTGCTCGACCATGTGCTGCGGGCGCGGGACCACATCACGGCCCTGCGCGAGCTCATCACGGCGCTGATGGAGGCGCACCTGTCAAGGCTGTCCATGCGCCTGGAGGAGAGCATGAAACTCCTGAGCATCATCGCCACGCTGATGCTGCCCCTGAGTTTCCTCACGGGCATTTTCGGCATGAACTTCGAGTACCTGCCGGGCCTCCACTGGCGCTATGGTTTCGCCGCGCTGGTGGTGTTCATGGTGATGCTGGTGGGGCTGATGCTGTGGCTGTTCCGGCGCATGCGCCTGCTCTGA
- a CDS encoding DUF4091 domain-containing protein: protein MTRRIPKRRPVLFLFLLLPLVADWAATAAVIDDEVDISGHYMQVRLSPDDGGTIHSMRLLTGAENLVGPAGILLEGFGVPSRYVPNRRVNEQLEALEEHPDRPVLRFSYDCEGPNIQGLHVTRIMEPLPDEASMRVTWMVENRGKEDQWIAPWIGNDLLPGGDVSPEDRIDLPTDRGIIRAERTAWHSAARNWIAATAPAAQESLFAVFDADQIYAFLTLWDEDSVGRGVQAAFTPMFLKPGASWKTVYRIGVTRGLRRVDFATDDLAVELQYSPGTLIALIAAVKPLSGVQIEARVVAENGRVWKMPAKKFDIEPGKVIRCTYPWDAPADGHYEFMARLIKDGVTLPLGAETNSPHGGIDTRFTVGKPAPRTLEAWTDAPHAMDRGPRTLERTPAFAGDPLVWVAPALEKVFREDKVKPAGTPSPLARLGLARGEREAFQICFRPEKEPLLSLGVEPGDLVHESGNARIPAADITVADVRWMPVRIPSHFEGPTGLWPDALPPHKPFVAERGVTSAVWVTVRARQGLPAGLYRGKITLRALDAEPRELNVEVRVYDFDLPETPRLKTDFGFWDEAAVRGAKALGGRGDAASLTQAYLDNALEHRVTLREAVALPEPGAGDYGAALAGRLPALRQALAKGATTIAAPPALLAAPEKLAALDAFVRREGLQGRVFTPMAYEPPEPAWPKLMDSLAKWRAGAPNVPASVSTIGLHPFLPDDVGLWCVHAQLMDTQAGLDLLRRISEGREVWWYVSHTPPRPYGNLFVDFAAVEHRILFWQAWALGMRGMQYWSVNYFHEWQDPHTDLLDSTPVNGDGCLVYPGPDGPVNSIRWETVRDGVEDYDYLSLFMDRRGDLLARGGHQELLQRAAAAYNLQTVVPSLVTFTRDPAVLMKKRAEIATMIEEMDRALKAAPPKTAAPVTPPPAAAPVTPPPPPAPAAPAPAETAPRKNFGGRGE, encoded by the coding sequence ATGACCCGAAGAATCCCCAAACGCCGCCCCGTCCTGTTTCTTTTCCTCCTGCTGCCGCTGGTGGCGGACTGGGCCGCCACGGCGGCGGTCATTGACGACGAGGTGGACATCTCCGGCCATTACATGCAGGTGCGGCTGTCGCCGGACGACGGCGGCACCATCCATTCGATGCGCCTGCTGACGGGCGCGGAGAACCTGGTCGGACCGGCGGGCATCCTCCTCGAGGGCTTCGGGGTGCCCAGCCGCTATGTGCCCAACCGCCGGGTGAACGAGCAACTGGAGGCCCTCGAGGAGCATCCGGACCGGCCCGTGCTGCGGTTCAGCTACGACTGCGAGGGGCCGAACATCCAGGGGCTGCATGTGACCCGCATCATGGAGCCCCTGCCGGACGAGGCGTCCATGCGGGTGACCTGGATGGTGGAGAACCGGGGGAAGGAGGACCAGTGGATTGCCCCGTGGATCGGAAACGACCTGCTGCCCGGCGGCGATGTCAGTCCGGAGGACCGCATTGACCTGCCCACGGACCGGGGAATCATCCGGGCCGAACGCACGGCGTGGCACTCCGCCGCGCGCAACTGGATCGCCGCCACCGCGCCCGCCGCGCAGGAGAGCCTTTTCGCGGTCTTCGACGCGGACCAGATATACGCGTTCCTCACGCTGTGGGACGAGGACAGCGTTGGCCGGGGGGTGCAGGCCGCCTTCACCCCCATGTTTTTGAAGCCCGGCGCGTCGTGGAAGACGGTCTATCGCATCGGCGTGACCCGCGGCCTGCGCCGGGTGGACTTCGCCACGGACGACCTGGCCGTCGAGCTCCAGTATTCGCCCGGCACGCTCATCGCGCTCATCGCCGCCGTGAAGCCCCTCAGCGGGGTCCAAATCGAGGCGCGGGTGGTGGCGGAGAACGGGCGGGTCTGGAAAATGCCCGCGAAGAAGTTCGACATCGAGCCGGGCAAGGTCATCCGCTGCACCTACCCCTGGGACGCGCCCGCCGACGGTCACTACGAGTTCATGGCGCGGCTCATCAAGGACGGCGTCACCCTGCCCCTCGGCGCGGAGACGAACTCGCCGCACGGCGGCATAGACACGCGCTTCACCGTGGGGAAACCCGCGCCCCGGACGTTGGAGGCATGGACCGACGCCCCCCACGCCATGGACCGCGGCCCGCGCACCCTGGAGCGGACCCCCGCCTTTGCCGGGGACCCCCTGGTCTGGGTGGCGCCCGCGCTCGAGAAGGTTTTCCGCGAGGACAAGGTCAAGCCCGCGGGAACGCCGTCCCCCCTGGCCCGCCTGGGCCTGGCACGGGGCGAGCGAGAGGCTTTCCAGATTTGTTTCCGCCCGGAAAAGGAGCCCCTGCTCAGCCTGGGCGTGGAGCCGGGCGACCTGGTCCACGAGTCGGGCAATGCGCGCATTCCCGCCGCCGACATCACCGTGGCCGACGTGCGCTGGATGCCCGTGCGCATCCCCTCCCACTTCGAGGGGCCCACGGGCCTCTGGCCCGATGCGCTGCCGCCGCACAAGCCTTTTGTCGCGGAGCGGGGAGTCACCTCCGCGGTGTGGGTCACGGTGCGCGCGCGGCAGGGCCTGCCCGCCGGGCTGTACCGGGGAAAAATCACCCTGCGCGCGCTGGACGCCGAACCCCGCGAGTTAAACGTCGAGGTCCGGGTATATGACTTTGACCTGCCGGAAACGCCCCGGCTGAAGACGGACTTCGGTTTCTGGGATGAGGCCGCCGTGCGCGGCGCCAAAGCCCTCGGCGGGCGCGGCGACGCCGCATCGCTCACGCAGGCCTATCTGGACAACGCCCTGGAGCACCGGGTGACCCTGCGCGAGGCCGTGGCCCTGCCCGAACCCGGCGCGGGGGACTACGGCGCCGCGCTGGCGGGGCGCCTGCCCGCCCTGAGGCAGGCCCTGGCAAAGGGCGCGACCACCATCGCCGCGCCGCCCGCGCTGCTGGCCGCGCCGGAAAAACTCGCCGCCCTGGACGCCTTTGTCCGGCGCGAGGGGCTGCAGGGCCGGGTCTTCACCCCGATGGCCTACGAGCCGCCCGAGCCCGCATGGCCGAAACTGATGGACTCCCTCGCCAAGTGGCGGGCGGGCGCGCCGAACGTGCCCGCCTCGGTGAGCACCATCGGCCTGCACCCCTTCCTGCCCGACGACGTGGGCCTGTGGTGCGTCCACGCCCAGTTGATGGACACCCAGGCCGGGCTGGACCTGCTCCGGCGCATCAGCGAGGGCCGCGAGGTCTGGTGGTACGTCAGCCACACCCCACCCCGGCCCTACGGCAACCTCTTTGTGGATTTCGCCGCCGTCGAGCACCGCATCCTCTTCTGGCAGGCCTGGGCGCTGGGCATGCGCGGCATGCAGTACTGGAGTGTGAACTACTTCCACGAGTGGCAGGACCCCCACACGGACCTGCTCGACAGCACGCCGGTCAACGGCGACGGCTGCCTCGTCTATCCCGGCCCGGACGGGCCGGTGAACTCCATCCGCTGGGAGACGGTCCGCGACGGCGTCGAGGACTATGACTATCTCTCGCTGTTCATGGACCGGCGCGGCGACCTGCTGGCGCGCGGCGGACACCAGGAACTACTCCAGCGCGCGGCGGCCGCCTACAACCTGCAGACGGTCGTGCCCAGCCTGGTCACTTTTACCCGCGACCCCGCCGTGCTGATGAAAAAACGCGCCGAAATCGCCACCATGATCGAGGAGATGGACCGCGCCCTGAAGGCGGCCCCGCCGAAGACGGCGGCGCCCGTGACTCCGCCGCCCGCCGCGGCGCCCGTGACTCCGCCGCCGCCGCCCGCCCCGGCGGCGCCCGCCCCCGCCGAGACGGCGCCGAGGAAAAATTTCGGCGGCCGGGGCGAGTAG
- a CDS encoding Gfo/Idh/MocA family oxidoreductase — translation MGTEQGGGISRRDFAKMSALAGFAVLSARGARAQADALKVGLIGCGGRGTGAAFNCLDSGANVKITALADVFEDKLKDCRKKLESHEKAAMVALTDEQCFVGLDAYAQLLKTDVDVIMLATPPYCRPLHFEAAVNAGKHIFTEKPVAVDATGIRRFMEAARKAGEMKLSVVAGTQRRHQAPYIEGIKRIHDGDIGEIVAGRAYWNGDLPFSHARKPGWSDLEYRLRNWYNQCWTCGDNILEQHVHNLDVINWALNAHPVKVVASGGRAWKPLGEERYGDIWDNFTCDYEYPNGVHVLSMSRHWNNSANGVFEQVTGTKGKSPCRTMRDTTDPYVQEHTDLYASILGGGPYLNEGVQVAESCLTAIMGRMAAYTGQEVKWDDALNSDENIVPAVLDFDKEYPLGPIPVPGKKKA, via the coding sequence ATGGGAACTGAGCAGGGCGGCGGAATCAGCCGCAGGGATTTTGCGAAGATGTCGGCGCTGGCGGGCTTTGCCGTGTTGTCGGCGCGGGGCGCGCGCGCCCAGGCCGACGCGTTGAAGGTCGGCCTCATCGGATGCGGCGGGCGCGGCACGGGCGCGGCGTTCAACTGTCTCGACAGCGGCGCAAACGTCAAGATCACCGCCCTTGCGGACGTGTTCGAGGACAAGCTGAAGGACTGCCGGAAGAAACTGGAGAGCCACGAGAAGGCGGCCATGGTCGCCCTGACGGACGAGCAGTGCTTTGTGGGGCTCGACGCCTACGCCCAACTGCTGAAGACGGACGTGGACGTGATCATGCTGGCCACGCCGCCCTACTGCCGCCCGCTTCACTTCGAGGCGGCGGTGAACGCGGGCAAGCACATCTTCACGGAAAAGCCGGTGGCCGTGGACGCCACGGGCATCCGCCGGTTCATGGAGGCGGCGCGCAAGGCCGGCGAGATGAAACTGTCCGTGGTCGCGGGCACGCAGCGCCGCCACCAGGCGCCCTACATCGAGGGCATCAAGCGCATCCACGACGGGGACATCGGCGAGATTGTCGCCGGCCGCGCCTACTGGAACGGCGACCTCCCCTTCAGCCACGCGCGCAAGCCGGGCTGGAGCGATCTCGAATACCGCCTGCGCAACTGGTACAACCAGTGCTGGACCTGCGGCGACAACATCCTCGAGCAGCATGTCCACAACCTGGACGTGATTAACTGGGCGCTGAACGCGCACCCGGTGAAGGTGGTGGCGTCGGGCGGGCGCGCCTGGAAACCGCTCGGCGAGGAGCGCTACGGCGACATCTGGGACAATTTCACCTGCGACTATGAATACCCGAACGGCGTCCATGTCCTGAGCATGTCGCGGCACTGGAACAACTCGGCCAACGGCGTGTTCGAGCAGGTGACGGGGACCAAGGGGAAGAGCCCCTGCCGCACCATGCGCGACACCACGGACCCGTATGTGCAGGAGCACACGGACCTGTACGCGAGCATCCTCGGCGGCGGCCCCTACCTGAACGAGGGCGTCCAGGTGGCCGAGAGCTGCCTGACGGCCATCATGGGCCGCATGGCCGCCTACACCGGCCAGGAGGTCAAGTGGGACGACGCGCTCAACAGCGACGAGAACATCGTCCCGGCCGTGCTGGACTTCGACAAGGAGTATCCGCTTGGCCCCATCCCGGTCCCCGGGAAGAAAAAGGCCTGA
- a CDS encoding metallophosphoesterase family protein — MKIVVFGALEGNMDAMDAAVRATSGLGPALLLQAGGLFGAPETASALADRLRTSGMLCVQGPVERLVAGRRFTAKGGDMAARAAAVHATLNTAQVEWLNALRWKRRCDAGGLGIVLCHGSVTTRNEVLEAGAPEPRLRRQREAEAFDLAVCGGGAEPYARFVDGALFIGPGRLADGDGSAWVTVVDTGRSPWQVERTACKIG, encoded by the coding sequence ATGAAAATCGTTGTTTTCGGCGCGCTGGAAGGCAACATGGACGCAATGGACGCTGCGGTGCGCGCAACTTCCGGGCTCGGACCCGCCCTGTTACTGCAGGCGGGGGGCCTGTTCGGCGCGCCTGAAACCGCGTCAGCCCTGGCGGACCGCCTGCGGACTTCGGGGATGCTGTGCGTCCAGGGGCCGGTGGAGCGGCTTGTCGCGGGACGCCGCTTCACCGCGAAAGGGGGCGACATGGCGGCGCGGGCGGCGGCGGTCCATGCCACGCTGAACACGGCGCAGGTGGAGTGGCTCAACGCGCTGCGCTGGAAGCGCCGCTGCGACGCGGGCGGGCTGGGCATCGTGCTGTGCCATGGTTCTGTTACCACCCGCAACGAGGTGCTGGAGGCGGGCGCGCCCGAACCGCGCCTGCGCCGCCAGCGCGAGGCGGAGGCCTTTGACCTGGCCGTCTGCGGCGGGGGCGCGGAGCCTTACGCGCGTTTTGTGGACGGCGCGCTGTTCATCGGGCCGGGCCGTCTGGCGGACGGTGACGGCAGCGCGTGGGTTACCGTGGTGGACACGGGCCGCAGCCCCTGGCAGGTGGAGCGGACGGCCTGCAAAATTGGATAG
- a CDS encoding HU family DNA-binding protein, whose protein sequence is MAIKKAKSTDKPMTKTAIIAALAEETGLGKKDVVKALDAITALAYAQAAAGFTLPGLGKLKVVERKARMGRNPATGQSIKIPAKKVLKFTVAKAAKDAIVPAKKK, encoded by the coding sequence ATGGCCATCAAGAAAGCGAAAAGCACCGACAAGCCGATGACGAAGACCGCGATTATCGCGGCCCTGGCCGAAGAGACCGGGCTGGGCAAGAAAGACGTGGTGAAGGCGCTGGACGCCATCACGGCCCTTGCCTATGCGCAGGCGGCGGCGGGCTTCACCCTTCCGGGCCTTGGCAAACTGAAGGTAGTCGAGCGGAAGGCGCGCATGGGCCGCAACCCCGCCACCGGCCAGAGCATCAAGATTCCGGCCAAGAAGGTCCTGAAGTTCACGGTCGCCAAGGCCGCCAAGGATGCCATCGTCCCCGCCAAGAAGAAGTAA